The Schistocerca cancellata isolate TAMUIC-IGC-003103 chromosome 4, iqSchCanc2.1, whole genome shotgun sequence genome contains a region encoding:
- the LOC126184460 gene encoding uncharacterized protein LOC126184460 — translation MTYLYWEDIHRSYKTLQKLRTKKGKLLSRSAFLLRCRDKEVMPTFAKLRHPVNTNRARHILRQANAALVREHVRATRLELDTNARSLLSLHFRLAACPLEHTCDWIEGNTFTNGEWSKKKATERQCKKFLRLPKVRQQKEKPSLNKVVINLTSKKLDGPTQEVLSKGLNLAPVPRTLPKRDIISGVEEAIKRLPDEAAEEVRRDVCKVLDKAKMPKNNISAAEHKALRALREDQDTVVLAADKGNATVLLKSEDYWQKNRRPPAGSCLQTTREGPHHNSDSQDR, via the coding sequence atgACATACCTCTACTGGGAGGATATACATCGCAGTTACAAGACGCTGCAGAAGCTACGGACCAAGAAGGGGAAGCTGCTCAGCAGGTCGGCCTTCTTACTCCGATGTCGAGATAAAGAAGTGATGCCTACGTTCGCCAAATTGCGGCATCCTGTCAATACCAACAGGGCGAGACACATCTTACGACAGGCGAACGCTGCCCTAGTACGAGAACACGTCAGGGCCACAAGACTGGAACTCGACACGAACGCTAGAAGCCTGCTTTCTCTACACTTCCGATTGGCTGCTTGTCCCCTGGAACACACCTGCGACTGGATAGAAGGCAATACCTTTACCAATGGCGAATGGTCAAAGAAGAAAGCCACCGAAAGGCAGTGCAAGAAATTCCTTCGACTTCCGAAAGTGCgacaacagaaagaaaaaccaTCTCTCAACAAAGTGGTCATTAATCTAACATCCAAGAAACTGGATGGGCCAACACAAGAGGTGCTGTCCAAGGGcctaaacttggcgccagttccgaGGACCCTGCCGAAACGGGACATCATAAGTGGGGTAGAGGAAGCCATAAAGAGACTACCTGATGAGGCTGCAGAAGAAGTAAGAAGAGACGTCTGCAAAGTACTAGACAAGGCAAAGATGCCGAAGAATAACATTTCGGCTGCAGAACATAAGGCACTACGGGCACTCAGGGAGGACCAGGACACAGTGGTCTTGGCAGCGGACAAAGGGAACGCCACGGTGCTGCTTAAATCAGAAGACTATTGGCAAAAAAACCGACGCCCTCCTGCAGGATCCTGCCTACAAACGACAAGGGAAGGACCCCACCACAACAGTGACTCGCAAGACCGTTGA